Proteins encoded in a region of the Paenibacillus sp. E222 genome:
- a CDS encoding GntR family transcriptional regulator, with protein MEAPKYRSLKDHVYDYIAQKIQDGTLLPNQKINEAEICKKLDISRTPTREALFQLTSDNLLQYIPRRGFIVAPFDAGKKLEFSQAIGALEALAATLAADQLKPSELLEMEALIARMDEDITQLDLAAYSKNQYQFHNLYIQRCGNATVIEMLNTLKNSFIRQSYVSDNKPKLSSVLNEVNEEHRQIVSAFRAKDKPQLEALLKHHWRIIDNDML; from the coding sequence ATGGAGGCACCCAAATACCGGTCCTTGAAAGATCACGTTTACGATTATATCGCACAGAAAATTCAGGACGGGACATTGCTCCCCAATCAGAAGATTAATGAAGCGGAGATTTGCAAAAAGTTGGACATCAGCCGTACACCTACTCGGGAAGCCTTATTTCAGCTCACTTCTGACAATCTTCTGCAATATATCCCACGCAGGGGATTTATCGTGGCTCCATTTGATGCTGGCAAAAAACTCGAGTTCTCGCAGGCCATCGGTGCGCTTGAAGCACTTGCTGCTACACTCGCAGCGGACCAGCTCAAACCGTCTGAGCTCCTGGAGATGGAGGCCCTTATTGCACGGATGGATGAAGATATCACCCAGCTCGATCTGGCTGCTTACAGCAAGAATCAATATCAATTTCATAACCTGTACATCCAGCGCTGCGGCAACGCCACTGTCATCGAGATGTTAAACACGTTAAAAAATAGCTTTATTCGCCAATCATATGTCAGCGACAACAAGCCGAAGCTGTCCAGTGTACTTAATGAGGTAAATGAAGAACATCGCCAAATCGTAAGCGCTTTTCGAGCCAAGGATAAACCGCAACTGGAAGCTCTGCTGAAGCATCACTGGCGCATTATCGACAACGATATGCTGTAA
- a CDS encoding class I SAM-dependent methyltransferase produces MDYHDLLARLGEGSAHPGGFTATMQLLDTLSLPAHSKVLEVGCGTGRTACYLARKGYRVTAVDLNRQMLEKAVRRARRERLDIRFIQADVKSLPFPDHYFDVVFVESVTIFTQWRSTLAEYKRVLKPGGLFIDREMVLSGRKTEVMSRRLKQFYGIRTLATMTTWKKRLRQCGFTEVLVKEHSRSMGKWGVDHDPHREMDMSLFEDEQVQRMGRTNDRLLARYGKKLGYAVFEAKSSMDSDNKQKV; encoded by the coding sequence ATGGATTATCATGATTTGCTGGCCCGGCTTGGAGAAGGGAGTGCCCATCCGGGAGGATTTACAGCAACGATGCAACTGTTGGATACGCTGTCTCTGCCTGCGCATAGCAAGGTGCTTGAGGTGGGATGTGGTACAGGGAGGACGGCTTGTTACCTCGCCCGAAAGGGCTATCGGGTAACCGCGGTTGATCTGAATCGGCAGATGTTGGAGAAAGCGGTGCGACGCGCAAGACGGGAGCGCTTGGATATTCGTTTTATTCAGGCGGATGTAAAATCCTTACCTTTTCCGGATCATTATTTTGATGTGGTATTTGTAGAGTCCGTCACCATCTTTACCCAGTGGCGAAGTACCCTTGCGGAATATAAGCGAGTATTGAAGCCAGGTGGTCTATTCATTGATCGGGAGATGGTGTTATCCGGCAGGAAGACAGAAGTGATGAGCCGTAGGTTGAAACAATTTTATGGAATAAGGACCCTGGCAACCATGACTACATGGAAGAAACGTCTCAGACAGTGTGGATTTACTGAGGTCTTGGTCAAGGAACATTCTCGTTCTATGGGAAAATGGGGCGTGGATCATGATCCTCATCGAGAGATGGATATGAGCTTGTTTGAGGATGAGCAAGTGCAGCGTATGGGTCGCACCAATGATCGTTTGCTTGCGAGATACGGAAAAAAATTGGGTTATGCGGTTTTTGAAGCAAAGTCATCCATGGATAGTGATAATAAACAGAAAGTGTAG
- a CDS encoding cold-shock protein: protein MYNRKKPLEEIPQADAAIWECTSDTCKGWMRDNFAFDSVPTCPICASEMVSTTRMLPLLENSNSNLKTMPKGNRI, encoded by the coding sequence ATGTATAATCGCAAAAAACCGTTGGAAGAGATTCCACAAGCGGATGCGGCAATCTGGGAATGTACGAGTGATACGTGCAAAGGATGGATGCGGGACAATTTTGCGTTTGATAGCGTGCCTACTTGTCCGATATGTGCTTCTGAGATGGTTAGCACGACCAGGATGCTGCCATTGCTTGAAAATTCGAATAGTAATCTGAAAACGATGCCTAAAGGAAATCGGATTTAA